A part of Aspergillus flavus chromosome 1, complete sequence genomic DNA contains:
- a CDS encoding flavin-containing amine oxidoreductase-domain containing protein, giving the protein MAPLASNMGAAASMKTHGLNGQSYEITTHLDQYIPTNISFNGSGHVALLPSNQTLPKSSLQLNASVMKAHASHLDNNFNQASVTNLYSVPNSNSNPGLRVGRTSLEGVDSSSRSTDYLSQDAHATTAHGRSSDSITTTSFLSQPSQTKPTPSITNINKLSSSSLVTDTKNADSVNGLPKYRPRSSIPSRLPAAVYAQQCVSAAYASRLNPYALHIKEQEALQDYLCHLHVTVYLNIRNGILRLWTRNPMVSVTKEEALGCAKDYRWMNLASFAYEWLVRNGYINFGCVEIPMPFVTPKKGRRREGPVVVVIGAGMSGLGCARHLEGLFQHYRDASTTPRVILLEGRRRIGGRIYSHPLRSLQTSKLGPGLVPKAEMGAHIVVGFDRGNPLDPIIRSQLALPYHLLRDISTIYDIDGSPVDEIQDAMDERLYDDVLDRSGFYRHKSIVVPTAEGERELIDSGRDLSTSDGVTVRQYEEARASGTIGLLLPTKRVRRGVGHKTADIKAPGASGADLARSEEQPAALTCQLNGWRLNDGIPANATLNLDPVAKISSSQTLGAALDEGIRQYQRMLPLSPKDMRLINWHFANLEYANATNVNRLSLSGWDQDIGNEFEGEHSQVVGGYQQVPYGLFSLPTKLDVRTNKIVSKILYDPSGMGKQNTVVHCEDGESFVADKVVFTGSLGVLKHQSIQFEPPLPEWKCGAINRLGFGVMNKVILVFDEPFWDTERDMFGLLREPTNRNSTIQEDYATNRGRFYLFWNCLKTTGLPVLIALMAGDAALQAECTPDDQIIGEVTSQLRNIFKHTVVPDPLETIITRWKSDKFTRGSYSYVAAQALPGDYDLMAKPIGNLHFAGEATCGTHPATVHGAYLSGLRAGAEVIESILGPIALPNPLVPEKGKAELSTPTTAGQKRKEPHMSVASSTGNTPTNPADSTSPTSARQQAYEQAMWTSVQSEIGPPMPRPARTGLNPFLLYQKDYWGICRAQCDEARRAATNDPNAKAARDEIRHELGLMWRRASEEEKRPYIEQTEVNRQTNAEMWSRWKQQIAEWEQKAGELKTKWYAANPFASWGIHSADTAVPTNHLSTGAGGTTSSISSLGQHINNSRDQTQGGTIAATVHPQTNGVQVNGSLHTS; this is encoded by the coding sequence ATGGCACCCCTTGCCAGCAATATGGGAGCCGCAGCTTCGATGAAAACGCATGGCCTTAATGGCCAATCTTATGAGATTACCACTCATTTAGACCAATATATCCCAACAAACATTAGCTTCAATGGTAGCGGTCATGTTGCCCTACTGCCGTCAAACCAAACTTTGCCAAAGAGCAGTCTGCAGTTGAACGCTAGCGTGATGAAAGCTCATGCCTCACATCTGGATAACAACTTCAATCAAGCCAGTGTCACAAATCTGTATTCTGTCCCAAACAGCAACTCAAACCCAGGCCTTCGGGTAGGAAGAACGTCTTTAGAGGGGGTTGACTCTAGTTCCCGAAGCACAGATTATCTGTCTCAGGATGCTCATGCAACTACGGCCCATGGTAGATCGAGCGATTCGATCACGACTACTTCATTCCTGTCTCAACCGAGTCAAACTAAACCAACTCCATCGATAACAAACATCAACAagctctcttcatcttctttggtcACAGACACTAAAAACGCAGATAGCGTGAATGGGCTCCCGAAATATCGCCCTAGATCCTCCATACCCTCGAGACTTCCAGCTGCAGTTTACGCTCAGCAATGCGTCTCGGCAGCTTATGCATCTAGACTCAATCCGTACGCATTGCACATAAAGGAGCAGGAAGCGTTGCAGGATTATTTGTGTCATCTGCACGTCACGGTATATCTGAACATACGGAATGGTATACTTCGACTATGGACTCGAAATCCCATGGTGAGCGTTACCAAGGAGGAAGCTCTTGGATGTGCGAAGGACTACCGTTGGATGAACCTTGCCTCTTTCGCGTATGAATGGTTGGTACGAAATGGGTACATCAACTTCGGCTGTGTCGAAATTCCTATGCCTTTTGTAACTCCAAAGAAAGGCCGGCGCAGGGAAGGTCCAGTGGTTGTCGTGATTGGGGCTGGAATGTCAGGTCTTGGTTGCGCACGGCACTTGGAGGGTCTGTTTCAGCATTATCGTGACGCATCCACAACCCCTCGGGTCATCTTGTTAGAAGGAAGACGCAGAATTGGGGGTCGTATATACTCACATCCTTTGCGAAGTCTTCAGACATCTAAGTTAGGTCCCGGACTAGTCCCTAAGGCCGAGATGGGTGCGCATATAGTTGTTGGTTTCGACCGTGGTAATCCGTTAGACCCAATTATTCGGAGCCAGCTGGCTCTTCCATATCACTTGTTACGCGACATCTCGACAATTTATGACATAGATGGTTCACCGGTGGATGAGATTCAGGACGCGATGGATGAAAGGCTCTATGACGATGTCTTGGACCGTTCCGGGTTCTATCGACATAAATCCATCGTCGTTCCTACCGCGGAAGGCGAGCGGGAATTGATTGATTCAGGTCGCGATTTGTCAACAAGCGATGGTGTCACAGTAAGACAATACGAGGAAGCAAGGGCTTCCGGTACTATCGGCCTACTGCTTCCCACAAAGCGTGTCCGCCGAGGCGTAGGTCATAAAACCGCAGACATCAAGGCGCCTGGAGCGTCGGGCGCAGATCTTGCACGTTCGGAGGAGCAGCCAGCTGCTTTAACGTGTCAATTGAACGGTTGGAGATTGAACGATGGTATCCCAGCTAACGCTACTTTAAACCTGGACCCTGTCGCCAAAATTTCGTCGTCTCAAACGTTAGGTGCTGCGCTAGACGAGGGCATCCGCCAATACCAGCGGATGCTCCCTCTATCCCCAAAAGACATGCGGTTGATTAACTGGCACTTTGCCAATCTGGAATATGCGAACGCGACTAATGTCAATAGACTTAGTCTTTCCGGGTGGGATCAAGATATAGGAAACGAGTTCGAAGGCGAGCATTCGCAGGTAGTAGGTGGGTATCAACAAGTCCCGTACGGGCTATTCTCATTACCTACAAAACTCGATGTTCGAACAAACAAGATAGTGTCCAAGATATTATACGACCCATCTGGAATGGGCAAACAAAATACAGTTGTTCACTGTGAAGACGGCGAATCGTTTGTGGCAGACAAAGTGGTCTTCACCGGCTCCTTGGGCGTTCTCAAGCATCAATCCATACAGTTTGAACCCCCTCTGCCCGAATGGAAATGTGGAGCCATCAATCGACTCGGGTTTGGAGTAATGAATAAGGTGATTCTGGTGTTTGATGAACCATTCTGGGACACTGAACGAGATATGTTTGGGCTTCTGCGCGAACCCACAAATCGAAACAGCACTATTCAAGAGGATTATGCTACCAACCGGGGTCGATTCTACCTTTTCTGGAATTGTCTGAAGACTACCGGGCTCCCTGTCCTCATTGCTCTTATGGCCGGAGATGCCGCTCTTCAGGCGGAATGTACCCCTGATGACCAAATCATCGGGGAGGTAACTAGCCAACTCCGCAATATATTCAAACATACGGTGGTTCCCGATCCATTAGAGACAATAATCACCAGATGGAAGTCCGATAAATTCACTAGGGGCAGTTACTCCTACGTGGCAGCGCAGGCACTTCCAGGAGATTACGACCTGATGGCCAAGCCGATTGGCAATTTGCACTTTGCAGGGGAGGCGACATGTGGCACTCACCCTGCCACTGTCCACGGGGCGTACCTCTCTGGGCTCCGCGCTGGCGCTGAGGTGATCGAATCCATACTAGGACCCATAGCACTACCGAACCCCCTTGTACCggagaagggaaaagcagAACTTAGCACCCCAACAACAGCAGGACAAAAGCGAAAAGAGCCACACATGTCTGTAGCATCATCCACTGGCAATACTCCCACCAACCCAGCAGACTCAACCTCACCCACATCAGCCCGTCAACAAGCCTACGAACAAGCAATGTGGACATCAGTCCAATCGGAAATAGGCCCTCCCATGCCCCGACCAGCAAGAACAGGCCTAaaccctttcctcctctaCCAAAAAGACTACTGGGGCATATGCCGCGCCCAATGCGATGAAGCTCGCCGGGCGGCAACGAACGATCCCAATGCTAAAGCTGCTCGCGATGAGATCCGTCATGAGCTCGGGCTCATGTGGCGGCGAGCCAGcgaggaggaaaagcggCCGTACATCGAACAGACAGAGGTCAACCGACAGACAAATGCGGAAATGTGGAGTCGATGGAAACAACAGATCGCCGAGTGGGAGCAGAAGGCTGGCGAATTGAAGACGAAGTGGTATGCAGCTAATCCATTTGCAAGTTGGGGAATACATTCTGCAGATACTGCTGTGCCGACAAATCACTTATCcactggtgctggtggtACTACTTCGTCTATTTCTTCATTGGGACAGCATATAAACAACTCGCGCGATCAGACTCAAGGAGGAACTATTGCTGCGACTGTCCATCCCCAAACAAATGGGGTACAAGTGAACGGCTCGTTGCATACCTCTTGA